The Commensalibacter nepenthis genome has a window encoding:
- a CDS encoding S41 family peptidase: MSCSIAIAQQPQSNAVHSNDKDFNQSNLVNIIATALTFLQPRTLDEHSIEQLCLWGLNGLNAIDPAFSIKEEKGQLNLYKAQKLVYSTAVPPSADNIKLWSQSVINIWYNAWQNSTTIQSIGKQAIIQAFFDELFDHMDPYSRYVAPSSAITDRDIRDGGDASAGISLIKQGSYFIISSINPNGPSWETKIMVGQRLYAVDEKKTAKESLDTVKKWLKGKENTPLSLTVGAVGSSKTKIVRIKRASVPPATVFAFTSNNIVMLKITSFSTDTAEEISQYLDQAMQDMKIKGLIIDLRGNRGGVLQQAITSAALLLDNGIAATTQGRFDDANHIWAVQGGDLTQGIPIVILVDGHTASAAEILAAALADHKRAVVVGSTTLGKGLVQTIAQLPDEGELFVTWSRVLAPLGWPLQGLGVMPQLCTSRGQQFIKKQVDSLKTPFPFYKDSVISSRKARAPLDAKTIQTIRSACPAALGTDADLDIANMLILKPTLYKQLLNFIPNE, from the coding sequence ATGAGTTGTTCTATTGCCATTGCACAACAACCTCAATCCAATGCCGTACATTCAAACGACAAAGACTTCAATCAAAGTAATTTAGTTAATATTATCGCAACAGCATTAACATTTTTGCAGCCAAGAACGCTGGATGAACATTCTATAGAACAATTATGCTTATGGGGACTAAACGGTTTAAACGCAATTGACCCTGCTTTTTCTATCAAAGAGGAAAAAGGACAGTTAAATTTATATAAAGCCCAAAAACTCGTTTATAGCACAGCAGTCCCTCCATCAGCTGATAACATCAAATTATGGTCACAAAGCGTTATCAATATCTGGTATAATGCTTGGCAAAATTCAACAACAATTCAATCTATTGGCAAACAGGCAATCATACAGGCATTCTTTGACGAATTATTCGATCATATGGATCCATATTCCCGTTATGTTGCCCCCAGTTCTGCGATCACTGATCGTGATATACGTGATGGTGGTGATGCCAGTGCAGGGATTTCTTTGATAAAACAAGGAAGTTATTTTATTATATCTTCAATCAATCCCAATGGTCCTTCTTGGGAGACCAAAATAATGGTTGGTCAGCGTTTATATGCTGTTGATGAAAAAAAAACAGCCAAAGAATCATTAGATACGGTTAAAAAATGGTTAAAAGGTAAAGAAAACACACCTCTCTCTTTAACAGTTGGCGCGGTTGGTAGCTCAAAAACCAAAATAGTTCGTATAAAAAGAGCTTCTGTTCCTCCCGCCACTGTTTTTGCATTTACCAGTAATAATATTGTTATGCTGAAGATCACTTCTTTTTCAACAGATACAGCCGAAGAAATCAGCCAATATCTCGATCAAGCAATGCAAGATATGAAAATCAAAGGCTTGATTATTGATCTTCGGGGCAATCGTGGCGGTGTATTACAACAAGCCATTACCAGTGCAGCCTTGTTATTAGATAATGGTATTGCGGCGACCACGCAGGGGCGCTTTGATGACGCAAATCATATTTGGGCTGTTCAAGGCGGAGACCTTACCCAAGGGATTCCTATTGTCATATTAGTAGATGGGCATACAGCTAGTGCAGCAGAAATCTTGGCAGCAGCGCTGGCAGATCATAAAAGAGCAGTCGTTGTAGGTAGCACAACTTTGGGCAAAGGATTGGTTCAAACCATTGCACAACTTCCCGATGAAGGTGAGCTATTTGTTACGTGGAGTCGTGTTCTGGCACCACTAGGATGGCCTCTTCAAGGATTAGGGGTCATGCCGCAATTATGCACCAGCCGTGGACAGCAATTTATAAAAAAACAAGTTGATTCTTTAAAAACACCGTTCCCTTTTTATAAAGATAGTGTCATTTCATCTCGCAAAGCACGTGCTCCTTTGGATGCAAAAACCATTCAAACTATTCGCAGTGCCTGCCCTGCTGCTTTGGGAACGGACGCTGACCTTGATATCGCAAATATGTTAATCCTTAAACCAACGCTTTATAAACAATTACTAAATTTTATCCCTAATGAATAA
- the cysK gene encoding cysteine synthase A yields MVNIHGNDFGFSKARGRVYNSLLETIGGTPLVRPSNLLKKDQVAADILLKLECFNPLASVKDRLAAAMVLQAEADGIISPHKTILVEPTSGNTGIGLAFVAAARGYRLIVTMPEKASIERRKMMRFLDAQLELTPGHLGMAGAIARAEEIVETTPNAWMPKQFENPVNATMHEFTTAEEIWQDTEGKVDIVVAGIGTGGTVTGIAKGLKKHNSAIEIYGVEPAESAVLNGEEPGPHGIQGIGAGFKPKVLEMDLIKQVLMVSENDALAASRRLAGLDGIPVGISSGAALHASLMLASRSENKGKMIVAIAPSFAERYLSTPLFNNLG; encoded by the coding sequence ATGGTAAATATTCATGGGAATGATTTTGGCTTCTCAAAGGCAAGAGGAAGAGTATATAATTCATTATTGGAAACTATTGGTGGGACACCTTTGGTACGTCCTTCGAATTTGTTAAAAAAAGATCAAGTTGCTGCGGACATTTTACTTAAACTAGAGTGTTTTAACCCTTTGGCATCCGTCAAAGATCGGCTTGCAGCCGCAATGGTCTTACAAGCTGAAGCAGATGGAATTATCAGCCCACATAAGACAATTTTGGTTGAGCCTACATCTGGAAATACTGGCATCGGTTTGGCTTTTGTTGCTGCAGCAAGAGGGTATCGTTTAATTGTAACTATGCCTGAAAAAGCCTCTATCGAACGTCGAAAAATGATGCGCTTTTTGGATGCTCAGCTAGAGTTAACCCCCGGGCATTTAGGAATGGCAGGGGCAATTGCACGTGCGGAAGAAATTGTTGAGACAACTCCAAATGCATGGATGCCAAAGCAATTCGAAAACCCAGTTAATGCAACGATGCACGAATTCACAACTGCTGAAGAAATTTGGCAAGATACAGAGGGCAAAGTAGATATTGTCGTTGCTGGTATTGGCACAGGTGGTACGGTTACAGGGATTGCAAAAGGGCTTAAAAAGCATAATTCAGCTATTGAAATCTATGGGGTTGAGCCTGCTGAAAGTGCTGTATTAAACGGTGAAGAACCTGGTCCTCATGGTATCCAAGGCATTGGTGCTGGCTTTAAACCAAAAGTTCTGGAAATGGATTTGATTAAACAAGTTCTGATGGTTTCAGAAAATGATGCTTTGGCTGCCTCTCGTAGATTAGCTGGTCTTGATGGTATTCCAGTTGGGATATCATCAGGTGCAGCATTACATGCTAGTTTGATGTTGGCGTCTCGTTCTGAAAACAAAGGTAAAATGATTGTTGCTATAGCACCTTCATTTGCAGAACGGTATCTATCAACACCGTTATTTAATAATTTAGGCTAG
- a CDS encoding OmpA family protein has translation MNLRFRLLMTSLFSLSASYCVIPFLASTAKAQPVQGIYVSGAGGVSFNQDQVVRLNKFMPGGRDKYTPGATAVTSLGYGLGNGFRVEIEGNYRNNPLRYQNLGSYKAWGQGRQQTYGFMANALFDMDVGSPYIFPYFGAGIGYGWSSMNGVRLRTTDNRLTEHLGGTFGNFSYQAIGGLSFPTPWVVGLSFTTEYRFWTMLGPQSHTADVWGTQGGYNTTHAYSQARGNRDTTTYFNHSILLGLRYEFNPAPPPTQPVEAAPTVPSSRKSRTYLVFFAWDSYALNNHAISIVKEAAQAYNSVRSTRIEADGYTDTSAAPNEQGKRYNVALSLKRARAIKAELIKNGVPASNIDIHGYGSENPLVPTGSNIREAQNRRVEIIIR, from the coding sequence ATGAATTTACGCTTTCGTCTATTAATGACATCCCTATTCAGCCTTTCAGCATCTTATTGTGTAATCCCTTTCTTAGCCTCTACTGCTAAAGCACAGCCCGTGCAAGGAATTTATGTTTCAGGGGCTGGCGGTGTCAGCTTTAACCAGGATCAAGTTGTTCGATTAAACAAATTTATGCCAGGTGGACGAGACAAATATACGCCCGGTGCAACCGCAGTCACAAGCCTTGGTTATGGTCTTGGTAATGGTTTTCGTGTTGAAATCGAAGGAAACTATCGTAATAACCCACTAAGATATCAGAATCTAGGTTCTTATAAAGCTTGGGGGCAAGGACGCCAACAAACGTACGGGTTTATGGCAAATGCTCTTTTTGATATGGACGTTGGTAGCCCCTATATATTCCCTTATTTCGGTGCTGGTATCGGATATGGATGGTCATCTATGAACGGGGTAAGACTTCGCACTACGGATAATCGTCTTACAGAGCATCTCGGTGGAACATTTGGTAATTTTTCCTATCAAGCAATTGGGGGATTGTCTTTCCCGACACCTTGGGTTGTAGGACTGTCATTCACTACGGAATATCGTTTCTGGACAATGTTAGGACCGCAAAGTCATACTGCTGATGTTTGGGGAACGCAAGGCGGATATAACACCACCCATGCTTATAGCCAAGCACGTGGAAATAGAGATACCACAACCTATTTCAACCATTCTATTTTACTGGGATTAAGATATGAATTTAATCCAGCCCCGCCTCCTACTCAACCTGTTGAGGCTGCCCCAACGGTTCCATCTTCAAGAAAATCACGTACTTACTTGGTATTCTTTGCATGGGATAGTTATGCGCTGAACAATCATGCAATCTCTATCGTCAAAGAAGCGGCTCAAGCATATAATAGCGTTCGTAGTACACGTATTGAAGCTGACGGATATACAGATACTTCGGCAGCACCAAATGAGCAAGGCAAACGATATAATGTTGCACTCTCTCTTAAAAGAGCGCGTGCAATCAAAGCTGAGTTGATTAAAAATGGTGTTCCAGCAAGCAACATTGATATTCACGGTTATGGATCAGAAAACCCATTAGTTCCAACAGGTTCTAATATTCGCGAAGCACAAAATCGACGTGTCGAAATTATTATACGTTAA
- a CDS encoding RrF2 family transcriptional regulator, which yields MLLRQDRAIIALLIVTDVAFYSSQNNTVSAADISTRTTLPKRSIEPLLQLLSKASILESTRGPHGGYHLAKPKRLITVASIIQAISVQEKEKYTEILSPLYQQVIKPFWEETDHKILKDAAKVTLQDLIKSAEEKGMKRPRPNPIYFTI from the coding sequence ATGCTTTTAAGACAAGATCGAGCGATAATTGCTCTTTTAATCGTGACAGATGTTGCTTTTTATTCCAGTCAAAACAATACAGTCAGTGCTGCCGATATATCAACAAGAACCACGCTGCCTAAACGCAGTATTGAACCTTTATTACAATTACTTTCTAAAGCCTCTATTTTGGAAAGTACCAGAGGTCCCCACGGCGGATATCATCTTGCCAAACCAAAGCGGCTAATTACCGTTGCGAGTATAATACAAGCGATTTCTGTTCAAGAAAAAGAAAAATACACAGAAATCTTATCCCCTTTATACCAACAAGTTATCAAACCCTTTTGGGAGGAAACAGATCATAAAATATTAAAAGATGCTGCAAAAGTAACATTACAAGATTTAATCAAATCAGCAGAAGAGAAAGGGATGAAAAGACCTCGCCCTAATCCGATTTATTTTACCATATAA
- the parE gene encoding DNA topoisomerase IV subunit B — translation MSDLFSSNDSENSQQPAATASTTNSYSANDIEVLEGLEPVRRRPGMYIGGTDDAAYHHMAAEILDNSMDEAVGGFANLIYVRLDIGNKLTIRDNGRGIPVDPHPKFKDKSALEVILTTLHAGGKFSNKVYNTAGGLHGVGSSVVNALSSWMEVEIARDKILWKQTYERGNPVTALIQVGPIQNRRGTQISFIPDTEIFGDIHFSPKQLFKLCRAKAFLFKGVTIRWSCDETLLKNSDIPAQATLHFPNGLEDSLKEEIDLNNLVCPIWSGDFALPTDTEGKDTGRIEWSIAWLTKGDSSLSSFCNTIPTPLGGTHEQGFKNALLKGIRAWGDQRSNKRASIITGDDVLGSLAAKLSVFIRDPEFQGQTKEKLSSKETVKLVETALRDRLDHWLAADPNQADTLFAAILEKAEERLRRKEAKDTPRKSATKRLRLPGKLTDCTKENAAITEIFIVEGDSAGGSAKQARNRETQAILPLRGKILNVASASNQKLNNNQELKDLIEALGCGIGSYFNIDKLRYGRIIIMTDADVDGAHIASLLMTFFYQELPELIHQGKLYLAQPPLYRLTQGEKSIYAMDDKDKEKKQSKLNQGRGKVEVSRFKGLGEMPPKDLKETTMDPKHRTLLKVTIPQEETELTEERVSNLMGKKSEMRFQFIQEHAGSVEALDI, via the coding sequence ATGAGCGATTTATTTTCTTCTAACGATTCTGAGAACTCTCAACAACCAGCGGCAACAGCATCTACGACAAATAGCTACAGTGCAAATGATATTGAGGTTCTTGAAGGACTCGAGCCTGTTCGCAGACGGCCAGGAATGTATATCGGTGGTACAGATGATGCAGCATATCATCACATGGCTGCCGAGATCCTTGATAACTCGATGGATGAAGCGGTTGGAGGGTTTGCCAATCTTATTTATGTAAGATTAGATATAGGCAATAAGCTAACCATTCGCGACAATGGTCGTGGCATTCCCGTTGATCCCCATCCCAAATTCAAAGATAAATCAGCACTAGAAGTTATTCTTACCACTTTACATGCTGGTGGGAAATTCTCTAACAAAGTATATAATACTGCTGGTGGTTTGCACGGCGTAGGCTCATCGGTCGTGAATGCCCTTTCCTCTTGGATGGAAGTTGAAATCGCTAGGGATAAAATACTTTGGAAGCAAACCTACGAACGTGGCAACCCTGTTACAGCATTGATCCAAGTTGGTCCAATCCAGAATCGTCGCGGTACTCAAATCAGCTTTATCCCTGACACCGAAATATTTGGTGATATTCATTTTTCTCCAAAACAACTTTTCAAATTATGTCGTGCCAAAGCCTTCCTATTCAAAGGGGTTACTATTCGTTGGTCATGTGATGAAACGCTTCTTAAAAATAGTGATATTCCAGCGCAAGCAACACTCCATTTCCCAAATGGATTAGAAGATAGTCTAAAAGAAGAAATTGATTTAAATAACCTTGTTTGCCCTATTTGGTCAGGGGATTTCGCCCTTCCAACAGATACAGAGGGTAAAGATACAGGTCGTATTGAATGGTCAATTGCATGGTTGACCAAAGGCGACTCTTCCCTAAGTTCTTTTTGTAATACAATCCCCACTCCATTAGGTGGAACACATGAGCAAGGGTTCAAAAATGCCTTACTGAAAGGCATCAGAGCTTGGGGCGATCAACGTTCTAATAAACGTGCTTCAATTATAACTGGTGATGATGTCCTAGGATCACTTGCAGCCAAGCTATCTGTATTTATCCGTGATCCTGAGTTTCAAGGGCAAACCAAAGAGAAGTTAAGCTCCAAAGAAACCGTCAAACTTGTTGAAACGGCATTACGTGATCGACTAGATCATTGGTTGGCTGCTGATCCAAACCAAGCCGATACATTATTTGCCGCGATTTTAGAAAAGGCTGAAGAACGTCTACGTCGTAAAGAAGCCAAAGATACTCCACGCAAAAGTGCGACCAAACGTTTACGCTTACCTGGTAAATTGACAGACTGCACCAAAGAAAACGCAGCCATTACCGAAATCTTCATTGTTGAAGGGGATTCTGCTGGTGGTTCTGCAAAACAAGCGCGTAATCGTGAAACGCAAGCGATTTTGCCCTTACGTGGAAAAATTCTGAACGTAGCCAGTGCCTCTAATCAAAAGCTGAATAATAATCAAGAGTTAAAAGACTTAATCGAAGCGCTAGGATGTGGTATTGGCTCCTATTTCAATATCGACAAATTACGCTATGGTCGCATTATTATTATGACTGATGCTGATGTTGATGGCGCCCATATTGCATCTTTGTTAATGACGTTTTTCTATCAAGAATTGCCCGAGCTCATCCATCAAGGAAAACTGTATTTAGCACAACCTCCCCTATACAGATTAACTCAAGGGGAAAAAAGTATCTATGCAATGGATGATAAAGATAAAGAGAAAAAACAAAGTAAACTAAATCAAGGACGTGGAAAAGTCGAAGTTTCTCGCTTTAAAGGTTTGGGCGAAATGCCCCCAAAAGACCTCAAAGAAACAACCATGGATCCTAAACACAGAACTCTATTGAAAGTGACTATTCCTCAAGAGGAAACAGAGCTTA